From Leifsonia sp. fls2-241-R2A-40a, one genomic window encodes:
- the ribD gene encoding bifunctional diaminohydroxyphosphoribosylaminopyrimidine deaminase/5-amino-6-(5-phosphoribosylamino)uracil reductase RibD, whose translation MTWEAPMRTALELAANGPATGLNPRVGCVILDAEGRVLAEGWHRGVGTPHAEVDALSKLPEGGARGATAVVTLEPCNHWGHTGPCSIALIEAGVSRVVYGIDDPGHHSGGGAERLREAGVEVIDGVLRDEIHAFLGDWLTAARLGRPYIVVKWASSLDGRAAAADGTSRWITGAAARQRVHEQREASDAIIVGTGTVLADDPSLTARGDAGELLGTQPTPVVVGTRAIPKDAAVFRHPNPVVFEGTHDLHEVVADLHQRGFRRAYVEGGPTLASAFVAAGLVDEYAIYLAPTLIGGPRVALGDIGVETIGEQRRLRIVDVERLGGDLLVRAVPVPAGAPRAADHVPVDVAGADIFPITQEG comes from the coding sequence ATGACGTGGGAAGCCCCCATGCGCACGGCGCTCGAGCTCGCCGCCAACGGCCCCGCCACGGGACTGAACCCGCGGGTCGGCTGCGTGATCCTCGACGCTGAGGGGCGCGTCCTGGCCGAGGGCTGGCACCGCGGTGTCGGCACGCCGCACGCCGAAGTGGATGCCCTCAGCAAGTTGCCCGAGGGCGGCGCACGCGGCGCGACGGCGGTCGTCACCCTCGAGCCCTGCAACCACTGGGGCCACACCGGCCCCTGCTCGATCGCGCTGATCGAGGCGGGCGTCTCCCGCGTCGTCTACGGCATCGACGACCCGGGCCACCACTCCGGTGGCGGGGCCGAGCGTCTCCGCGAAGCCGGTGTCGAGGTGATCGACGGCGTGCTGCGCGACGAGATCCACGCGTTCCTCGGCGACTGGCTGACCGCCGCGCGCCTCGGGCGTCCGTACATCGTCGTGAAGTGGGCGAGCAGCCTGGACGGCCGCGCGGCCGCTGCGGACGGGACCAGCCGGTGGATCACCGGCGCTGCGGCGCGGCAGCGCGTCCACGAGCAGCGCGAGGCCTCCGACGCGATCATCGTCGGCACCGGGACGGTGCTCGCCGACGACCCGAGCCTCACCGCGCGCGGAGACGCGGGCGAACTCCTGGGGACGCAGCCGACGCCCGTCGTCGTCGGCACCCGGGCCATCCCGAAGGACGCCGCGGTGTTCCGCCACCCGAACCCGGTCGTCTTCGAAGGCACCCACGACCTGCACGAGGTGGTCGCCGACCTCCACCAGCGCGGGTTCCGCCGGGCCTACGTCGAGGGCGGACCTACACTGGCAAGCGCATTCGTCGCCGCCGGACTCGTCGACGAGTACGCGATCTACCTCGCGCCGACCCTGATCGGCGGCCCGCGGGTCGCCCTCGGCGACATCGGCGTCGAGACGATCGGCGAGCAGCGCAGGCTGCGCATCGTCGACGTCGAGCGCCTCGGCGGCGACCTGCTCGTGCGGGCCGTTCCCGTCCCGGCCGGCGCCCCGCGGGCCGCCGACCACGTGCCGGTGGACGTCGCCGGCGCCGACATCTTCCCCATCACCCAGGAGGGCTGA
- a CDS encoding riboflavin synthase, which produces MFTGIIEELGEVTAVERTDDAARITVRGPLAVSDARHGDSISVSGVCLTVIDKDAEGFTADVMAETLAMSTLDGVQPGRRVNLERAAQVGDRLGGHIVQGHIDGTSTILAITDGSAWRVVRLSLDPEHAPLVARKGSIAIDGVSLTVSEVGGGREDGWFEVSLIPETLAATTLGDRAVGDRVNIETDILARHVERMLALEPALSERSSS; this is translated from the coding sequence ATGTTCACCGGAATCATCGAAGAGCTGGGCGAGGTCACCGCCGTGGAACGCACCGACGACGCCGCCCGCATCACCGTGCGCGGCCCGCTGGCCGTCAGCGACGCCCGGCACGGCGACTCCATCTCGGTCAGCGGGGTGTGCCTCACCGTCATCGACAAGGATGCGGAGGGCTTCACGGCCGACGTCATGGCCGAGACGCTCGCCATGAGCACGCTCGACGGCGTGCAGCCCGGCCGTCGGGTGAACCTCGAGCGCGCCGCCCAGGTCGGCGACCGCCTCGGCGGCCACATCGTGCAGGGCCACATCGACGGCACCTCCACCATCCTCGCGATCACCGACGGCAGCGCCTGGCGGGTCGTCCGGCTGAGCCTCGACCCGGAGCACGCGCCGCTCGTGGCCCGCAAGGGCTCGATTGCGATCGACGGCGTCTCGCTCACGGTGAGCGAGGTCGGCGGCGGACGCGAGGACGGCTGGTTCGAGGTGTCCCTCATCCCGGAGACCCTCGCCGCGACCACACTCGGCGACCGCGCCGTGGGCGACCGCGTCAACATCGAGACGGACATCCTCGCCCGTCATGTGGAGCGCATGCTCGCGCTCGAACCCGCACTGAGCGAACGGAGCTCGTCATGA
- the ribA gene encoding GTP cyclohydrolase II has product MSLATIPEALAELRAGRPVIVVDNESRENEGDVVLAAELASQEWIAWTVKNSSGFICAPMTNEIADRLELPVMVANNEDSRGTNYTVSVDAADRLSTGISAADRAHTLRVLANLESTPSSLHRPGHILPLRAVEGGVRERDGHTEAAVDLLTLAGMTPVGAIAEIVADDGEMMRLPSLIELGQREGVLVVTIEALIDYLQEFHCDQPLETVAPIPETSRVIFEVETTVPTTHGPFRMRAYRDRMTGADHVAIVAGTPQRDGTLVRVHSECLTGEAFGSLKCECGPQLDAAMDTIQRDGGVVVYLRGHEGRGIGLINKLRAYKLQEEGLDTLDANLALGLPIDARDYGAATAILQDLGIESVRLLTNNPEKVRQLEEHGIEVEERVPLVVGVGTFNEGYLETKRDRMGHAIGDIDPVSAAETTAGLAAERTTR; this is encoded by the coding sequence ATGAGCCTGGCCACCATCCCCGAAGCCCTCGCCGAGCTGCGCGCCGGCCGGCCCGTCATCGTCGTGGACAACGAGAGTCGCGAGAACGAGGGCGACGTCGTCCTCGCCGCGGAGCTCGCCAGCCAGGAGTGGATCGCCTGGACGGTGAAGAACTCCTCCGGTTTCATCTGCGCGCCGATGACCAACGAGATCGCCGACCGGCTCGAACTGCCGGTCATGGTCGCCAACAACGAGGACTCCCGCGGGACCAACTACACGGTGAGCGTGGATGCGGCCGACCGGCTCTCGACCGGCATCAGCGCCGCCGACCGCGCCCACACGCTCCGCGTGCTGGCCAACCTCGAGTCCACGCCGTCGAGCCTCCACCGGCCCGGCCACATCCTCCCGCTCCGTGCGGTCGAGGGCGGCGTCCGCGAGCGCGACGGCCACACCGAGGCCGCCGTCGACCTGCTCACGCTCGCCGGGATGACGCCGGTCGGGGCGATCGCGGAGATCGTCGCCGACGACGGCGAGATGATGCGCCTCCCGAGCCTGATCGAGCTGGGCCAGCGGGAAGGCGTGCTCGTCGTCACCATCGAGGCGCTGATCGACTACCTCCAGGAGTTCCACTGCGACCAGCCGTTGGAGACGGTCGCGCCCATCCCGGAGACGTCCCGTGTGATCTTCGAGGTCGAGACGACCGTGCCCACCACGCACGGACCGTTCCGGATGCGCGCCTACCGCGACCGCATGACGGGCGCCGACCACGTGGCCATCGTCGCCGGGACGCCGCAGCGCGACGGCACCCTGGTGCGCGTCCACTCGGAGTGCCTGACCGGGGAGGCGTTCGGCTCGCTGAAGTGCGAGTGCGGACCGCAGCTCGACGCCGCGATGGACACCATCCAGCGCGACGGCGGCGTCGTCGTCTACCTGCGCGGCCACGAGGGCCGCGGCATCGGCCTCATCAACAAGCTCCGCGCCTACAAGCTGCAGGAGGAGGGCCTGGACACGCTCGACGCGAACCTCGCCCTCGGCCTGCCGATCGACGCGCGCGACTACGGCGCGGCGACGGCCATCCTGCAGGACCTCGGGATCGAGTCGGTGCGCCTGCTGACCAACAACCCGGAGAAGGTGCGCCAGCTGGAGGAGCACGGCATCGAGGTCGAGGAGCGCGTGCCGCTCGTCGTCGGCGTCGGGACCTTCAACGAGGGCTACCTGGAGACCAAGCGCGACCGGATGGGTCACGCGATCGGGGACATCGATCCGGTGTCCGCAGCAGAGACGACCGCGGGACTCGCGGCGGAGAGGACCACACGATGA
- the ribH gene encoding 6,7-dimethyl-8-ribityllumazine synthase, translating to MSGAGAPSTQERIDGSGLNVVIVAGSWHETISDGLIAGAQRTLEEAGASHTLVRVPGSFELPVVSKAALESGADAVVALGVIIRGGTPHFEYVSAAATDGLTRVALDTGKPVGFGVLTLDDEAQGIDRAGLAGSKEDKGAEAAHAAMATALSLRALRG from the coding sequence ATGAGCGGCGCGGGAGCCCCCAGCACACAGGAGCGGATCGACGGGAGCGGCCTGAACGTCGTGATCGTCGCCGGGAGCTGGCACGAGACCATCAGCGACGGCCTCATCGCGGGCGCGCAGCGGACGCTGGAGGAGGCCGGCGCGTCGCACACGCTGGTGCGGGTGCCGGGCAGCTTCGAGCTCCCGGTCGTCAGCAAGGCCGCACTCGAGTCGGGTGCGGATGCGGTGGTCGCCCTCGGCGTCATCATCCGCGGCGGGACCCCGCACTTCGAGTACGTGTCCGCTGCAGCGACCGACGGCCTGACGCGCGTGGCGCTCGACACGGGCAAGCCGGTCGGCTTCGGCGTCCTGACGCTGGACGACGAGGCTCAGGGCATCGACCGGGCCGGTCTCGCCGGCTCGAAGGAGGACAAGGGCGCCGAGGCGGCTCACGCCGCGATGGCGACCGCGCTGAGCCTCCGCGCGCTGCGCGGCTGA
- a CDS encoding sugar-binding domain-containing protein yields MPELEPEHLPDKVRDALKAGHLYYMQDLTMEAIAHEMHTSRSSVSRLLSYARSSGLVTIQIAEPHEGATRIQQAIHERFGVAAHIVPMPSAISDVDRLERVAISAARILDRFIDSNQTVGIAWGSTMSALSRHLIPKELHNVEFVQLNGAGNTYTTGVLYASEILRRFGDTYSGTIQEFPVPALFDDPQTKVAMWRERSTRRILDIQERMDVALFGLGSPFSEVRSHVYAGGYLDPSDFASLDESGVVGDVATVFFREDGSHHGIPLNERASGPDIDLIKRVSRRVCIVSGPSKVHSLRGALAAGLITDLIVDEGTARALVQLTQPVHPVEPTSAPEVAAVHSDAGTVAA; encoded by the coding sequence ATGCCCGAGCTCGAACCGGAGCACCTGCCCGACAAGGTGCGCGACGCCCTCAAGGCCGGCCACCTGTACTACATGCAGGACCTCACGATGGAGGCGATCGCGCACGAGATGCACACGTCGCGCTCCAGCGTCTCCCGCCTGCTCAGCTATGCCCGGTCGTCCGGACTGGTGACCATCCAGATCGCCGAACCGCACGAAGGTGCGACGCGCATCCAGCAGGCGATCCACGAGCGTTTCGGCGTCGCCGCGCACATCGTCCCGATGCCGAGCGCGATCAGCGACGTCGACCGCCTGGAGCGGGTCGCCATCTCCGCTGCACGGATTCTCGACCGGTTCATCGACTCAAATCAGACGGTCGGCATCGCCTGGGGCTCGACGATGAGCGCCCTGAGCCGGCACCTCATCCCCAAAGAGCTGCACAACGTCGAGTTCGTCCAGCTCAACGGCGCGGGCAACACCTACACGACCGGCGTGCTCTACGCGTCGGAGATCCTGCGCCGCTTCGGCGACACCTACTCAGGGACGATCCAGGAGTTCCCCGTTCCCGCACTCTTCGACGACCCGCAGACCAAGGTCGCGATGTGGCGTGAGCGCAGCACCCGGCGCATCCTCGACATCCAGGAGCGGATGGATGTTGCGCTGTTCGGCCTCGGCTCCCCGTTCTCCGAGGTGCGCTCGCACGTCTACGCGGGCGGCTACCTCGACCCGTCGGACTTCGCCTCGCTCGACGAATCGGGCGTGGTCGGCGACGTCGCCACCGTCTTCTTCCGCGAGGACGGCAGCCACCACGGCATCCCGCTCAACGAGCGCGCCAGCGGCCCCGACATCGACCTCATCAAGCGGGTGTCGCGCCGCGTCTGCATCGTGTCCGGCCCGTCGAAGGTGCACAGCCTCCGCGGGGCCCTCGCGGCCGGGCTGATCACGGACCTGATCGTGGACGAGGGGACCGCCCGCGCACTCGTGCAGCTCACCCAGCCCGTGCACCCGGTCGAGCCGACGAGCGCCCCCGAGGTCGCGGCCGTCCACTCCGACGCGGGCACCGTCGCCGCGTAA